Proteins encoded together in one Xenopus laevis strain J_2021 chromosome 6L, Xenopus_laevis_v10.1, whole genome shotgun sequence window:
- the LOC121394507 gene encoding nucleolar protein dao-5-like, whose product MIPCTFTADSPINHEQLHLEWIKTIDEGKSYIPLISLFRSKQRASSKSRKRFKVFPSLLRRGNCSLIISPAKSIDWGNYSVRLTADGILYEPVPEITVQIMDMKRNLEVAQKRGPVDGTLLSARAGEINGTEETPDESTNTSSKTWIFVVFIVLFAIIIAGEAFGWFLYYKLRKTTSPEDEEWLIVHGKPRTKATVAVVVKQKEVIKKETTKKTEPAVSEDEETEEEPETPKKSSQKKLPSKKPSSKALKKKQSIIVQPEEETETSEAEPETSEEEQEKPIKVKQKKVIKKKITKKAEPAVSEEEETEEEPETPKKSSQKTLPSKKPSSKALKKKRCPSLFSQRKRPRLLRQSLRLQRKSRKSQSKKNWCSNDLLLVCYSCLCRVKQKKVHKKKTTKKAEPDVAEEVSEEEPEPPKKSKKKPSKKPSSKTRKKKQSDVTQTDESVSEEEEAEEEQQKPIKVKQKKVPKKKIAKKEKPVVTEEESEEEPEPPKKITKKKAEDEEAEDVPKPLKKSSKKKLKTTDKAEDKEAEDVPEPPKKSSKKKLAPKKPSSTALKQKLKPLPAKDEEPKDAAEEEKPEKSKTQQDGTKKKIKRKVRRPARKPKRVMKVVRPRTSKKPSTKKEATEIVADPKKGDLEDEKEIAKEGSSEKKALVPEKGPAKTKKIYKKGSQKKRSLVKRKPKKGSSAKKVVAVKGPAKTVKSSKEKSKKHDSEAGKETKEGSGAKKAPPVKAPAKKAPPVKARVKKAPPVKARVKKALPVKAVVKKAPPVKPRAKKAPPVKPRAKKAPPVKPRAKKAPPVKPRAKKAPPVKPRAKKAPPVKPRAKKASPVKAVVKKAPPVKAVVKKAPPVKAVVKKAPPVKAVVKKAPPVKPRAKKASPVKAVVKKAPPVKPRAKKAPPVKAVVKKAPPVKARAKTAVKRPTKPWKTSKFKSKKVSPKTVKPHK is encoded by the exons ATGATCCCTTGCACCTTCACAGCGGATTCTCCTATAAACCATGAGCAGCTGCATTTAGAATGGATTAAAACGATTGATGAAGGAAAAAGCTACATCCCCCTGATCAGTCTCTTTAGGAGCAAACAGCGGGCTTCCAGCAAGTCTAGGAAGAGGTTTAAGGTGTTTCCATCTCTCCTACGAAGAGGCAACTGTTCTCTGATTATCAGTCCTGCCAAGAGCATTGACTGGGGCAATTATTCCGTTCGGCTCACTGCTGATGGAATCCTCTATGAGCCTGTTCCAGAAATTACTGTCCAGATTATGGATATGAAGAGGAATTTAG aaGTGGCCCAGAAACGTGGCCCAGTAGACGGAACACTACTAAGCGCTAGAGCTGGAGAGATTAATGGAACTGAAGAAACACCAGACGAAAGCACCAATACTTCTAGCAAGACATGGATATTTGTTGTGTTTATAGTTCTATTTGCCATAATTATAGCGGGTGAAGCCTTTGGATG GTTTCTCTATTACAAGCTGAGGAAGACGACCTCACCAGAAGATGAAGAATGGCTGATAGTTCATGGAAAACCAAGGACAAAAGCAACAGTAGCAGTTGT GGTTAAACAAAAGGAAGTGATTAAGAAGGAAACCACTAAAAAAACAGAACCTGCAGTGTCAGAAGACGAGGAGACTGAAGAAGAACCAGAAACTCCTAAAAAGTCTTCACAGAAGAAGCTGCCTTCAAAGAAACCTTCCTCTAAGGCTCTGAAAAAGAAGCA GTCCATCATTGTTCAGCCAGAGGAAGAGACTGAGACTTCTGAGGCAGAGCCTGAGACTTCAGAGGAAGAGCAGGAAAAGCCAATCAA GGTTAAGCAAAAGAAAGTGATTAAGAAGAAAATCACTAAAAAAGCAGAACCTGCAGTGTCAGAAGAGGAGGAGACTGAAGAAGAACCAGAAACTCCTAAAAAGTCTTCACAGAAGACGCTGCCTTCAAAGAAACCTTCCTCTAAGGCTCTGAAAAAGAAGCGGT GTCCGTCATTGTTCAGCCAGAGGAAGAGACCGAGACTTCTGAGGCAGAGCCTGAGACTTCAGAGGAAGAGCAGGAAAAGCCAATCAA aaaaaaattggtgttccaATGACTTACTACTTGTGTGCTACTCTTGTTTGTGCAGGGTTAAGCAAAAGAAAGTGCACAAAAAGAAGACCACTAAAAAAGCAGAACCTGATGTGGCAGAAGAGGTGTCTGAAGAGGAACCAGAACCTCCAAAAAAGTCTAAGAAAAAACCTTCCAAGAAACCTTCTTCTAAAACTCGGAAAAAGAAGCA GTCCGATGTTACTCAGACAGATGAGTCTGTATCAGAAgaagaggaagcagaggaagagcaGCAAAAGCCAATCAA GGTTAAACAAAAGAAAGTGCCTAAAAAGAAGATcgctaaaaaagaaaaacctgtaGTGACAGAGGAGGAGTCTGAGGAGGAACCAGAACCTCCAAAAAAGATCACTAAGAAAAAGGCAGAAGACGAGGAGGCTGAAGATGTCCCAAAGCCTCTGAAGAAGTCTTCTAAAAAGAAACTGAAGACCACTGACAAAGCAGAAGACAAGGAGGCTGAAGATGTACCAGAACCTCCAAAAAAGTCTTCTAAGAAAAAATTAGCTCCCAAGAAACCATCCTCTACGGCTCTTAAACAGAAGCT AAAACCGCTTCCTGCGAAAGATGAGGAGCCAAAAGATGCCGCAGAAGAAGAGAAGCCAGAGAAGAGCAA GACTCAGCAGGATGgtactaaaaagaaaataaagcgaAAAGTAAGACGCCCAGCTAGGAAACCTAAAAG GGTTATGAAAGTTGTAAGGCCAAGAACCTCAAAGaaaccatcaactaaaaaagagGCCACGGAAATTGTGGCTGATCCAAAGAAAGGTGATTTAGAGGATGAAAAGGAAATTGCTAAAGAAGGCAGTAGTGAAAAGAAGGCACTTGTACCAGAAAAGGGGCCTGCAAAGACTAAAAAAATTTACAAGAAAGGATCCCAAAAGAAAAGATCACTGGTCAAACGTAAACCTAAAAAGGGCAGTAGTGCAAAGAAGGTAGTGGCAGTAAAAGGTCCAGCAAAAACTGTGAAAAGTTCaaaggaaaaatccaaaaaacatgaTTCAGAGGCTGGAAAGGAGACTAAAGAAGGCAGTGGTGCAAAGAAGGCACCTCCAGTAAAAGCACCAGCAAAGAAGGCACCTCCAGTAAAAGCTCGAGTAAAGAAGGCACCTCCAGTAAAAGCTCGAGTAAAGAAGGCACTCCCAGTAAAAGCTGTAGTAAAGAAGGCACCTCCAGTAAAACCTCGAGCAAAGAAGGCACCTCCAGTAAAACCTCGAGCAAAGAAGGCACCTCCAGTAAAACCTCGAGCAAAGAAGGCACCTCCAGTAAAACCTCGAGCAAAGAAGGCACCTCCAGTAAAACCTCGAGCAAAGAAGGCACCTCCAGTAAAACCTCGAGCAAAGAAGGCATCACCAGTAAAAGCTGTAGTAAAGAAGGCACCTCCAGTAAAAGCTGTAGTAAAGAAGGCACCTCCAGTAAAAGCTGTAGTAAAGAAGGCACCTCCAGTAAAAGCTGTAGTAAAGAAGGCACCTCCAGTAAAACCTCGAGCAAAGAAGGCATCACCAGTAAAAGCTGTAGTAAAGAAGGCACCTCCAGTAAAACCTCGAGCAAAGAAGGCACCTCCAGTAAAAGCTGTAGTAAAGAAGGCACCTCCAGTAAAAGCTCGAGCAAAGACAGCAGTAAAACGTCCCACCAAGCCTTGGAAAACATCTAAATTTAAATCTAAGAAAGTCTCACCAAAGACTGTAAAGCCTCATAAGTAA